A genomic segment from Tindallia californiensis encodes:
- a CDS encoding ABC transporter substrate-binding protein: MKPKTKTLIIGLLLMVMLIGFFFFSLGRQEEPLVIGFSAGLTGAASELGVSGRNGLMIAVQKINEMGGIHGREVKIVVKDDENDPQKALETDKALYQQGIKFIIGHMTSNMAEKTLPFINEKEMLMVTPTMSSDELSEKDDYLIRVVSSNRDEAIFMAEIYQQKPEIRRVMVLYDQSNRAYTAVIRDFFAESFETGGEKQVMSLAFSSEKGIDYLETIQKVVDSQPDALIILSSAFDAAMFCQQIERLRVEMPILLSTWSMTTDLISHGGIAVEGVRIVSLINQDSEKKEYQDFADEYRQRYEEEPSFSAVFAHDAATVLFEGIKALDSKEITSQQVKDAIIDIRSFQGLQGLIEINEYGDASREIFKYTIQNGQFVKVE; this comes from the coding sequence ATGAAACCGAAAACAAAAACGTTGATCATAGGGTTGTTGCTGATGGTAATGCTGATAGGCTTCTTTTTCTTCAGCTTAGGCAGACAAGAAGAACCGTTGGTCATTGGGTTTTCCGCAGGGCTTACCGGTGCGGCATCAGAGCTTGGGGTTAGTGGGCGTAATGGGTTGATGATTGCGGTTCAAAAGATAAATGAAATGGGAGGGATTCATGGAAGGGAAGTAAAGATAGTGGTAAAGGATGATGAAAATGATCCACAAAAGGCTTTGGAAACAGATAAGGCCCTTTATCAGCAAGGAATTAAGTTTATTATTGGTCATATGACTAGCAACATGGCTGAAAAAACCCTTCCCTTTATTAACGAAAAAGAAATGTTAATGGTCACCCCTACTATGAGTTCTGATGAGTTAAGTGAAAAGGATGATTACCTGATTCGTGTGGTTTCGTCTAATCGTGATGAAGCCATCTTTATGGCCGAAATTTATCAACAGAAACCGGAAATTAGGAGGGTGATGGTTCTTTACGACCAGTCCAATCGTGCCTATACAGCCGTGATTCGCGATTTTTTCGCTGAATCTTTTGAAACAGGGGGAGAAAAGCAAGTAATGTCCTTGGCTTTTTCTTCTGAGAAAGGCATCGATTATTTAGAAACCATCCAGAAGGTGGTAGATAGCCAGCCGGATGCATTGATCATTTTATCTTCAGCCTTTGATGCGGCTATGTTCTGCCAGCAAATAGAACGACTAAGAGTTGAAATGCCAATTCTTTTATCAACCTGGTCGATGACAACGGATTTAATTTCTCATGGTGGAATCGCCGTAGAAGGTGTTCGGATTGTTAGCTTGATAAATCAGGATAGTGAAAAAAAGGAGTACCAAGATTTTGCAGATGAATATCGACAACGATACGAAGAAGAACCATCTTTTTCAGCGGTTTTTGCTCATGATGCGGCAACGGTTTTGTTTGAGGGAATAAAGGCTTTGGATTCGAAAGAAATAACCTCGCAGCAGGTAAAAGATGCTATTATAGATATCAGAAGCTTTCAAGGGTTACAAGGTCTTATTGAAATAAATGAATATGGTGATGCCAGCAGGGAAATTTTCAAATACACCATTCAGAATGGTCAATTTGTTAAGGTGGAATAA
- a CDS encoding flagellar protein FlaG, protein MIIETSNSILRPIVKPPTHAYDNFKTPRQQGLEQEKNISNPSVKKVVQESVNKVYESLQKLVENTDYNVSYRLDEATGGRQFRVTMKNSGNLVAAFPTESAIEIAERSKATTLGLIMDRRI, encoded by the coding sequence TTGATTATAGAAACGTCAAACTCTATCCTGAGGCCTATTGTAAAGCCTCCTACTCATGCCTATGATAACTTTAAGACTCCGAGGCAGCAAGGCCTTGAGCAGGAAAAGAATATCAGTAATCCTTCGGTCAAAAAAGTGGTGCAGGAGAGTGTCAATAAAGTGTATGAGAGTTTGCAAAAACTGGTAGAGAATACAGATTATAATGTTAGTTATCGGCTAGATGAAGCTACTGGAGGTCGTCAATTTCGAGTAACGATGAAAAACAGTGGCAACCTAGTGGCCGCTTTTCCAACAGAATCAGCCATTGAAATTGCAGAGCGGTCAAAAGCGACTACCTTAGGTCTGATCATGGACAGGCGAATATAA
- a CDS encoding HD-GYP domain-containing protein gives MRIMSTSGLTAGVKLGKTVYDEKGLVLLRSGVKLTDSYIFQLKRKNIPAVYVDDALSRGVEIASAIDQEVRVKAVLQIKEIFEELKEQRNSKMATRYISDQHYEGVKSTFDDIMANLQRNKGATMNMAELMSSSLYTYTHSLNVAVLSVLTAQSLGLPPDKIKELGVGALLHDVGKIAIPDEILNKQGSLTEAEWKLMKTHPEEGYRMVKDNLSISAYTKAIIMSHHERVDGSGYPNGFSGDKVHLLTQIVSMADIFDAVTSDRCYRDRVPVYQAVEIIMAQVHKGYDEKVFRAFMQNVDLYPPGQIVRLSNGEKAMVVRNNREQPTRPYVRVLNTENEPMDEVDLMKHLSLFIIKELDEVCA, from the coding sequence ATGAGAATTATGTCTACTTCCGGCTTGACAGCTGGTGTAAAACTGGGAAAAACAGTATATGACGAAAAAGGATTAGTGTTATTACGATCAGGTGTTAAGTTGACAGATTCTTATATATTTCAACTAAAACGTAAAAACATTCCGGCGGTGTATGTGGATGATGCGTTGTCTCGTGGAGTAGAGATAGCCAGTGCTATTGATCAGGAAGTCCGCGTAAAGGCAGTATTGCAAATCAAGGAAATTTTTGAAGAATTAAAAGAGCAAAGAAACAGTAAAATGGCAACTCGGTATATTAGTGATCAACACTACGAAGGAGTCAAGAGTACTTTCGATGATATTATGGCAAATCTGCAGCGAAATAAAGGTGCTACGATGAATATGGCAGAACTGATGTCTTCCAGCTTGTATACCTATACCCACAGTTTAAATGTGGCGGTTCTTTCGGTTTTGACGGCTCAGTCCTTAGGGTTGCCACCGGATAAGATTAAAGAACTGGGTGTGGGAGCTTTGCTTCATGATGTTGGAAAAATAGCCATACCAGATGAAATACTTAATAAACAGGGAAGTCTGACAGAAGCTGAATGGAAGCTAATGAAAACCCATCCGGAGGAAGGTTATCGAATGGTTAAAGATAATCTGTCCATTAGTGCTTATACGAAAGCCATTATTATGTCTCATCATGAGCGGGTGGATGGTAGCGGTTACCCCAATGGTTTTTCCGGCGATAAAGTACATCTACTGACACAAATTGTTTCCATGGCGGATATCTTTGATGCGGTGACCAGTGACCGTTGCTATAGAGATCGGGTGCCGGTATATCAAGCTGTTGAAATCATTATGGCGCAGGTGCATAAAGGCTATGATGAAAAGGTTTTTCGTGCCTTTATGCAAAATGTAGATCTTTATCCACCGGGACAAATTGTTCGCTTATCTAATGGAGAAAAAGCCATGGTAGTAAGAAACAATCGGGAACAGCCAACCAGGCCTTATGTTCGAGTATTAAACACAGAAAATGAGCCAATGGATGAGGTGGACCTGATGAAACATCTGTCTCTTTTTATCATTAAAGAGTTAGATGAAGTATGTGCCTAA
- a CDS encoding sensor domain-containing diguanylate cyclase encodes MRKLAVVGVMGIIIIIMLMKPVEASEHKHLVDLRCNKDSLQPLEGLWEFYWNELLEPEDFRLRPVESAEHVLIPGAWNGYLINGKQLTGDGYATYRTFVRANGEDIIAFKIPRILTAYRMWVNGEEIAGAGRVGTCRSESKPQYLTQQAFVKVEEDIAEIIIQVSNFNHRSGGILENIYVGRSEQVLASTKNALAYELFLFGSLMVIGVYHLVLYYYRKKDRALLFFSIYCLVIGLRTVLVGEIFFIQVYPNFNWEVAHKMQTLSYYSAVLILMLFFRERYRIYVPVWVVNSCMVTTGIFSLLVLATPARVFNHINPVFQVFTILVSGYILVILFRTCQKKESGTLFIAFGYVVLIVTVFHDLIYSSILMSDYQFLNNIIRRGNLSSFGLLVFSLTHSFALAITYAEMFNKNEKMTNELIDLNENLEQLVEQRTTDLRKSYQKIEEQKHALEKTNRKLEKMSQKDALTNVWNRRYFDDSLDFEWQRALRTKSPVSLLFLDIDDFKDYNDQFGHQAGDDCLVKVAKVLQEKIKRRIDVVARYGGEEFVVLLANVDQTGAITVAEELRRAVEAIGVTVSIGVASIIPSLNKLPEDLIRAADQAMYIAKKSGKNRVES; translated from the coding sequence ATGAGAAAGTTGGCTGTTGTTGGAGTAATGGGAATTATTATTATTATTATGCTAATGAAGCCAGTGGAGGCATCAGAGCATAAACACCTTGTTGATTTAAGGTGTAATAAGGATTCACTGCAACCCCTGGAAGGTCTGTGGGAATTTTATTGGAATGAGTTATTAGAGCCAGAGGATTTTCGACTTAGACCTGTCGAATCAGCAGAACATGTTTTGATTCCAGGAGCTTGGAATGGTTATTTGATTAACGGAAAGCAACTTACAGGAGATGGGTATGCAACATATCGCACCTTTGTACGGGCAAACGGGGAGGATATCATAGCCTTTAAGATACCACGAATATTAACGGCCTATCGAATGTGGGTAAATGGCGAGGAAATAGCTGGAGCAGGAAGGGTAGGTACTTGTCGAAGTGAAAGTAAACCGCAGTATTTGACACAACAAGCTTTTGTGAAGGTTGAAGAAGATATTGCGGAAATTATTATTCAAGTATCGAATTTTAATCATCGAAGTGGAGGGATTTTAGAAAATATTTATGTTGGAAGAAGTGAGCAAGTTCTTGCTTCAACAAAAAATGCCTTAGCGTACGAACTTTTTCTTTTTGGCAGCTTGATGGTAATAGGCGTATATCACTTGGTGCTCTATTATTATCGTAAAAAAGACCGAGCGCTTCTGTTTTTTTCTATTTACTGCCTCGTTATAGGATTGAGAACAGTTTTAGTAGGTGAAATATTCTTTATTCAAGTGTATCCAAATTTCAATTGGGAAGTAGCGCATAAAATGCAAACGCTTAGCTATTATAGCGCCGTTTTGATTCTGATGTTGTTTTTTAGAGAAAGGTATCGAATTTACGTTCCGGTTTGGGTAGTAAATAGCTGCATGGTGACAACGGGCATCTTTAGTTTACTGGTATTGGCAACGCCTGCACGAGTGTTTAATCATATTAATCCTGTTTTTCAAGTGTTTACCATTCTGGTAAGCGGTTATATATTGGTAATTCTTTTTCGGACATGTCAGAAAAAAGAGTCAGGAACGCTATTTATTGCTTTTGGGTATGTCGTTTTAATTGTTACAGTTTTTCACGATCTTATTTATTCAAGCATTCTTATGAGTGATTATCAGTTCTTAAATAATATTATTCGCAGGGGCAATCTTTCTTCTTTTGGATTACTTGTTTTTTCTCTTACGCATTCTTTTGCCTTAGCGATTACATATGCGGAGATGTTTAACAAAAATGAGAAAATGACTAATGAACTGATTGATCTTAATGAAAACTTGGAACAGTTGGTGGAGCAGAGAACAACCGATTTACGAAAATCCTATCAAAAAATTGAAGAACAAAAGCATGCATTAGAAAAAACGAACCGAAAACTGGAAAAAATGTCACAGAAAGATGCTCTTACGAATGTGTGGAATCGAAGGTACTTTGATGACTCTCTCGACTTTGAATGGCAGCGTGCTCTAAGGACGAAATCTCCAGTATCTTTGTTATTTCTGGATATTGATGATTTTAAGGACTATAATGATCAATTTGGTCATCAGGCAGGAGACGATTGTTTGGTAAAAGTGGCGAAGGTTCTACAGGAAAAGATCAAACGAAGAATAGATGTAGTGGCTCGTTATGGAGGCGAAGAGTTTGTGGTACTTTTGGCTAACGTTGATCAGACGGGTGCAATCACAGTAGCTGAGGAATTACGAAGGGCTGTTGAAGCAATAGGAGTAACTGTAAGCATAGGTGTTGCTAGCATTATTCCATCGCTGAACAAGTTGCCGGAAGACTTGATTCGAGCCGCCGATCAGGCGATGTATATCGCTAAAAAAAGTGGGAAAAACCGCGTGGAATCCTAA
- a CDS encoding GGDEF domain-containing protein, with amino-acid sequence MNKIFQHLLSFTIPFLFLVIAYVTHASFEILPVSWINAMPLLTVTLFALAIVLGIWFNRGSIVFTSIVLLFLCYNQAEGLGFSDNFISADQPQHTLILIVGISNLLFFSFSTERGVFSFWGKIKLTALAFQGWLLLSASKSLSTDLDRLLLEHVSFPLVKKMDVQTFSLILLTGTIFILAIKAIRTGSFTDRSMVTSVLIIAIIIFMDIPSETVPIFYATIGLLLILSVISSSYHMAYIDELTQIPSRRALEEKLLQLGNHYTIAMLDIDFFKKFNDRYGHDVGDDVLAMVASVLKNVESGGKAYRYGGEEFTIVFPGKGLTEILPVLDELRKTIAQQTYLYKPKPMKKPQKRGSSRGKNLRVTISIGVAEKNHRFKTPEEVRTASDKALYRAKKKGRNCVSK; translated from the coding sequence ATGAACAAAATTTTTCAGCACTTACTTTCGTTTACTATCCCTTTCCTTTTTTTAGTGATTGCCTATGTAACCCATGCAAGCTTCGAAATACTCCCTGTTTCCTGGATAAATGCCATGCCGCTTCTAACCGTCACTCTTTTTGCTCTGGCGATTGTTCTTGGTATATGGTTTAATCGTGGTTCCATTGTCTTTACATCTATCGTTTTGCTTTTTCTCTGTTATAACCAAGCGGAAGGACTTGGTTTTTCAGATAATTTTATCTCAGCGGACCAGCCGCAACATACACTGATTCTGATCGTAGGCATCTCAAACCTGCTATTTTTTTCCTTTTCCACCGAAAGGGGAGTTTTTAGCTTTTGGGGAAAAATCAAACTTACTGCCCTTGCTTTTCAGGGCTGGCTGCTTCTTTCTGCATCCAAAAGTTTAAGTACCGACCTTGATCGCCTGTTGCTGGAGCATGTATCATTTCCCCTTGTCAAAAAAATGGATGTTCAAACTTTTTCTCTTATCCTTCTTACGGGGACCATTTTTATCCTTGCGATTAAAGCTATCAGAACCGGTTCTTTTACAGACCGATCCATGGTAACCAGCGTCCTGATAATTGCTATCATTATTTTTATGGATATTCCATCAGAAACTGTGCCTATCTTTTATGCTACCATAGGCCTTCTCCTGATCCTCTCTGTGATTAGCTCGTCCTATCATATGGCTTACATAGATGAGTTAACACAAATTCCCTCCCGAAGAGCTTTAGAAGAAAAACTGTTGCAGTTGGGGAATCACTATACCATTGCCATGCTTGATATTGACTTTTTCAAGAAATTTAATGACCGGTATGGCCATGATGTAGGGGATGATGTGCTTGCTATGGTAGCATCTGTCTTGAAAAACGTGGAGTCCGGTGGAAAAGCTTATCGTTACGGAGGAGAGGAGTTTACAATTGTTTTTCCAGGCAAAGGCTTGACAGAGATTCTCCCAGTCTTGGATGAACTAAGAAAAACCATCGCTCAACAAACTTACCTTTACAAACCTAAGCCGATGAAAAAACCGCAAAAGCGTGGCTCATCCAGAGGGAAAAACCTCAGAGTCACCATTAGCATCGGGGTCGCCGAAAAAAATCATCGGTTCAAAACTCCTGAAGAGGTAAGAACTGCTTCGGATAAAGCTCTTTATCGCGCAAAGAAAAAAGGGCGAAACTGTGTAAGCAAATGA
- a CDS encoding GNAT family N-acetyltransferase — MALRIRRIEKKDKQGINDLIEVVNKIDNLGYSLTEAWFDYVITEAGEGILVGYDDDQLIGLATCMVNSVDIGQAIFNVVVHPEFRNKGFGSSLYNKIVEHAKEQQVKTVEAYVKKRLNDAVGFAEKRSFRVVLYSWQMELELEAIPAETMVIHEEKENHCFRKATIEDGDDYARMMHECFGDDIGADALEQLLKDPSVSVYMLEHKGKKIGSTTIQFRKNLSLGYIFDVAVVKDYRGQGWGSYLLQRCILELKQKEIKTASLLVAGENKNALNLYKKAGFKEADTNLIMQKVL; from the coding sequence ATGGCCTTAAGGATCAGAAGGATTGAAAAAAAGGATAAACAAGGCATTAATGATTTAATAGAGGTAGTCAATAAAATAGATAACCTGGGATACTCCCTGACAGAAGCGTGGTTTGATTATGTTATTACTGAAGCAGGAGAAGGAATATTGGTAGGATATGATGACGACCAACTAATAGGACTTGCCACCTGTATGGTCAATTCAGTAGACATTGGTCAAGCCATATTTAATGTAGTGGTGCATCCTGAGTTTCGAAACAAAGGCTTTGGATCTAGTTTATATAATAAAATAGTGGAACATGCCAAGGAACAACAGGTGAAAACAGTAGAAGCTTATGTTAAGAAAAGACTGAATGATGCTGTTGGCTTTGCTGAGAAAAGAAGCTTTCGAGTGGTTCTATACTCTTGGCAGATGGAGCTGGAATTAGAGGCAATACCAGCGGAAACTATGGTTATCCATGAAGAGAAGGAGAATCATTGTTTTAGAAAAGCAACGATAGAAGATGGCGACGACTACGCAAGGATGATGCATGAATGCTTTGGAGATGATATAGGGGCAGATGCTCTGGAACAATTACTGAAAGATCCCTCCGTGTCGGTATATATGTTGGAGCATAAAGGGAAAAAGATAGGGTCAACGACGATACAGTTTAGAAAAAACCTATCCCTGGGATATATTTTTGATGTTGCCGTAGTGAAAGATTATAGAGGGCAAGGATGGGGGAGTTACTTATTACAACGGTGCATTCTTGAACTAAAACAAAAGGAAATAAAAACAGCTTCTTTACTGGTGGCAGGAGAAAATAAAAACGCCTTAAATCTGTATAAAAAAGCAGGTTTCAAAGAGGCGGATACAAATCTAATCATGCAGAAGGTTCTCTAA
- a CDS encoding flagellinolysin: protein MRINNNLMAINTHRQMGIVDNAIGKAMERLSSGLRINRGSDDAAGLAISEKMRAQIRGLNQASRNAQDAISLIQTAEGALSETQAILQRMRELSVQSSNDTYVERDREEIQKEINQLTEEIDRIANTTEFNTIQLLNREVKVEESSPSANLTEEEIIISNLKKWWLAEAEKLVKEGYGIESQNIDMEVIMFDDPDHPAAALVRAEFTVDGTNNVGTPGLTGGGSNLTLEINLAHSRPVDENTDGGSPPQYVSRVMAHEMVHAVMMTTMNFQDLGIWFNEGTAEFIHGADERLMNNIYANSGAISVPMSEAEKNTGLQAVIDAIGNGNDSDWNSTSLDYSAAYVAVRYLDWQIRQDDHMVNPNAGIAGDSDGIKVLMKYLADDDSRTIDDGLTHLHQEGLISFNNHSGWIDAFKTDVDHFDALETHTGIQLDFNVVDGRFVAEDTGSIFGSSITGDEHLTEEAILPQAGGVDAPELEQPLLGFNIIWPEGMETDEEEADDGAKKEAALVFQIGANAGQSMKIELANMTAEALGITKDGDTLDITDHQKASQVISIVDNAIELVSGERSKLGAFQNRLEHTIANLDNASENLLAAESRIRDVDMAKTMMELARQNILKQASMAMLSQANQRPRTVLQLLS, encoded by the coding sequence ATGAGGATTAATAACAATTTAATGGCAATAAACACCCATCGACAGATGGGTATTGTCGATAACGCTATTGGAAAAGCCATGGAAAGATTGTCTTCTGGCCTGAGAATCAACCGAGGATCGGACGATGCAGCGGGGCTTGCGATCAGCGAAAAAATGAGAGCGCAAATTCGAGGATTAAACCAAGCATCAAGAAATGCTCAGGATGCAATATCTTTGATTCAAACAGCAGAAGGGGCTCTTAGTGAGACGCAAGCAATTCTTCAAAGGATGAGAGAACTTTCAGTACAGTCTTCTAACGATACCTATGTTGAAAGGGATCGAGAAGAAATTCAAAAAGAAATCAATCAACTAACAGAAGAGATAGATCGAATAGCCAATACCACAGAGTTTAACACCATTCAGCTTCTTAATAGAGAAGTGAAAGTGGAGGAAAGTAGCCCCTCCGCAAATCTTACGGAAGAAGAAATCATCATATCAAACCTTAAAAAGTGGTGGTTGGCGGAAGCGGAGAAGTTGGTAAAAGAAGGATATGGAATAGAATCTCAGAATATTGATATGGAAGTGATTATGTTTGATGATCCGGATCATCCTGCAGCTGCACTGGTACGAGCAGAGTTTACAGTAGATGGAACAAATAATGTTGGAACCCCTGGTCTTACCGGAGGAGGGAGTAATCTTACCTTAGAAATTAACCTGGCTCACTCTAGGCCAGTGGATGAAAATACAGACGGTGGATCACCTCCACAGTATGTTAGCCGAGTGATGGCCCATGAAATGGTGCATGCTGTTATGATGACCACCATGAACTTTCAAGACTTAGGCATATGGTTTAATGAAGGCACAGCTGAATTTATTCATGGGGCAGACGAAAGACTTATGAATAATATTTATGCCAATAGTGGAGCAATTTCTGTTCCCATGAGTGAAGCTGAAAAAAATACAGGATTACAGGCAGTAATCGATGCGATCGGTAATGGAAATGACTCCGATTGGAACTCGACGTCCCTTGATTATTCGGCAGCCTATGTAGCGGTAAGATATTTAGATTGGCAAATTAGGCAAGATGATCATATGGTAAACCCTAATGCAGGTATAGCGGGAGACAGTGACGGTATTAAGGTTTTAATGAAGTATTTGGCAGATGATGATTCAAGAACGATTGATGACGGACTCACACATTTGCATCAAGAAGGATTAATAAGTTTTAACAATCACAGTGGATGGATCGATGCGTTTAAGACAGATGTTGATCATTTTGATGCCTTGGAGACTCACACAGGAATACAGCTAGATTTCAATGTTGTAGATGGAAGATTTGTAGCTGAAGATACAGGTTCCATCTTTGGTTCTTCTATTACAGGTGATGAACACTTAACAGAAGAAGCTATTTTACCTCAAGCAGGTGGAGTCGACGCTCCTGAACTGGAACAACCTTTGTTAGGGTTTAATATTATTTGGCCAGAAGGAATGGAAACCGACGAAGAAGAGGCTGACGATGGCGCGAAAAAGGAAGCGGCACTTGTTTTTCAAATAGGTGCTAATGCTGGACAAAGTATGAAAATTGAATTGGCTAATATGACAGCAGAAGCATTAGGGATAACAAAGGATGGTGATACGTTGGATATAACAGACCATCAAAAGGCATCTCAGGTTATTTCGATTGTAGACAATGCCATAGAATTAGTTTCCGGTGAAAGAAGTAAGTTGGGGGCTTTCCAGAATAGACTGGAGCATACCATTGCAAATTTGGATAATGCTTCAGAGAATTTGCTTGCTGCCGAAAGCAGAATAAGAGATGTGGATATGGCGAAAACAATGATGGAATTAGCGAGACAAAATATATTGAAGCAGGCATCGATGGCAATGCTTTCACAGGCTAATCAACGGCCACGAACTGTATTGCAGCTATTGAGCTAA
- a CDS encoding flagellin N-terminal helical domain-containing protein produces the protein MRINNNLMAMNTHRQLGIAQGGGAKSMEKLSSGFRINRAGDDAAGLAISEKMRGQIRGLNQASRNAQDGISMIQTAEGALNESHAILQRMRELAVQSANDTNVEIDREELQKEINQLQEELDRIAETTEFNTQTLLDGSLSSTYSASGAVEELRAIDQDITISDVPYLSIDEGALELVDGEINFDASYNNFDWEDVDQEADTGVEIFKNEDGQLIVNINAQEQGSDVELTSNDIITPEFVDGEYTYDNHGVSFTITEEAWNAATADAKIELDFEEVPDDDGYDITGGVNLEGQTFTDGTASFENDEISIDASALLQDFPEAAQVTVDYDDGENTMIVSILDADGNALSEDTYEDVDLSSTGADFVYDNHGVSFTVETFDADAEDDFEITVDMEREMTEVTPEDVEDRSIQLQIGANEDQTMSVSIEDMGTEALGIDALDLTSSESAQEAISTVNDAIEKVSAQRSDLGAFQNRLEHTISNLDNSAENLQAAESRIRDVDMAQEMMELTRQNILQQASTAMLAQANQAPQSVLQLLG, from the coding sequence TTATCTTCTGGCTTCAGAATTAACCGAGCTGGCGATGATGCAGCAGGTTTGGCCATCAGTGAAAAAATGAGAGGTCAGATTCGAGGACTTAATCAAGCTTCTCGAAACGCTCAAGATGGTATTTCAATGATTCAAACAGCAGAAGGTGCTTTGAACGAATCTCATGCAATTCTTCAAAGAATGCGAGAATTGGCAGTACAGTCAGCGAATGATACCAATGTAGAAATCGATCGTGAAGAACTTCAGAAAGAGATTAACCAGCTACAAGAAGAACTTGATCGAATTGCAGAAACGACAGAGTTTAATACTCAGACACTTTTAGATGGATCTCTTTCTTCGACATACTCTGCAAGTGGAGCAGTTGAAGAACTAAGAGCTATAGATCAAGACATCACAATTTCAGATGTTCCTTATTTGTCAATTGATGAGGGTGCTCTAGAATTAGTAGATGGTGAAATCAATTTTGACGCTAGCTATAATAATTTTGACTGGGAAGATGTAGATCAAGAAGCAGATACAGGTGTAGAAATCTTCAAGAATGAAGATGGCCAGCTAATTGTTAATATTAATGCTCAAGAACAGGGTAGTGATGTAGAACTTACTTCAAACGATATTATAACACCTGAGTTTGTGGATGGTGAGTACACTTATGATAACCATGGAGTGTCTTTTACTATCACAGAAGAAGCTTGGAATGCGGCTACAGCAGATGCAAAAATAGAATTAGATTTTGAAGAAGTTCCAGATGATGATGGTTACGATATTACCGGCGGTGTTAATTTAGAAGGACAAACATTCACTGATGGCACAGCGAGTTTCGAAAATGACGAAATAAGCATTGATGCTAGTGCTTTATTGCAAGATTTCCCCGAAGCAGCACAGGTGACGGTTGATTATGATGATGGTGAAAATACTATGATCGTAAGTATATTAGATGCTGATGGCAATGCTCTTTCAGAAGATACTTACGAAGATGTAGATCTTAGTAGTACAGGCGCGGATTTTGTGTATGATAATCATGGTGTATCCTTTACTGTTGAAACCTTTGACGCGGACGCGGAAGATGACTTTGAAATCACAGTAGATATGGAACGAGAAATGACAGAAGTGACGCCAGAAGATGTAGAAGATCGTTCTATTCAATTACAAATTGGTGCTAACGAAGATCAAACCATGAGTGTAAGCATTGAAGACATGGGAACGGAAGCTCTTGGCATTGATGCATTAGACTTAACTAGCAGTGAGAGTGCTCAAGAAGCTATTTCAACTGTTAACGATGCAATTGAAAAAGTGTCGGCTCAAAGATCTGATCTTGGTGCATTCCAAAATCGATTAGAGCATACTATTTCTAACTTGGATAACTCTGCTGAGAACTTACAGGCAGCAGAATCCAGAATCAGAGACGTAGATATGGCTCAGGAAATGATGGAGCTTACTCGACAAAATATTTTACAACAAGCTTCAACGGCTATGCTTGCTCAAGCCAACCAAGCTCCTCAATCTGTACTTCAGTTACTGGGATAA